A genomic stretch from Aminobacter aminovorans includes:
- the alr gene encoding alanine racemase — MTMDVQSDIESRAACGVLTIDLGALVDNYRQLSQRNAPEMTAAVVKADAYGLGVAEVAPVLYAAGCRDFFVAHFIEAVRLKPHLPADARILVLNGLMPGSEADCADLGVVPVLNSLEQVANWSATAKACNTTLPAALQADTGMSRLGLEPQELETLLAEPHRLDGIHIDTVMSHLACGDEPAHDANARQLERMRAVRARFPGAKLSFANSAGIFLGDDFHGDLARPGIALYGGAPLGGYDNPMRQVVRLDVGVVQTRTVPAGAEVGYGASFVAKSEMRLATIAAGYADGLPRHLSNAGAAWLGNIRLPIVGRVSMDSIILDVTALPAGTLKLGDMVELIGPHQTLEMIASDAGTISYEILTSLGRRYRRRYLGPAAR, encoded by the coding sequence ATGACAATGGACGTGCAAAGCGACATCGAGAGCCGTGCGGCTTGCGGCGTGCTGACCATCGATCTCGGCGCGCTGGTGGATAACTACCGGCAGCTGAGCCAGCGCAACGCGCCTGAGATGACCGCGGCCGTGGTGAAGGCGGATGCCTACGGGCTCGGCGTGGCCGAGGTCGCGCCTGTGCTCTACGCCGCCGGCTGCCGCGATTTCTTCGTCGCCCATTTCATCGAAGCTGTCAGGCTGAAGCCGCACTTGCCGGCGGACGCGCGCATCCTGGTTCTCAACGGCCTGATGCCGGGCAGCGAGGCCGACTGCGCCGACCTTGGCGTGGTGCCGGTGCTGAACTCGCTCGAACAGGTCGCCAACTGGTCGGCTACCGCCAAGGCGTGCAACACCACGCTGCCGGCAGCACTTCAGGCCGACACCGGCATGTCGCGGCTCGGCCTCGAGCCGCAGGAGCTGGAAACGCTGCTCGCCGAACCGCACCGGCTCGACGGCATCCATATCGACACCGTGATGAGTCACCTCGCCTGTGGCGACGAGCCGGCCCATGACGCCAATGCTCGCCAGCTTGAACGCATGCGGGCGGTTCGTGCCCGATTCCCCGGCGCCAAACTGTCCTTCGCCAACTCGGCCGGCATCTTCCTCGGCGACGACTTCCACGGCGATCTCGCCCGTCCCGGCATCGCACTTTATGGCGGCGCGCCGCTGGGAGGCTACGACAACCCGATGCGCCAGGTGGTGCGGCTAGACGTCGGTGTCGTGCAGACCCGCACCGTGCCGGCGGGCGCTGAAGTCGGCTATGGCGCGAGCTTTGTCGCCAAATCGGAGATGCGGCTCGCCACCATCGCCGCCGGCTATGCCGACGGCCTGCCGCGCCATCTCAGCAATGCCGGTGCTGCCTGGCTCGGCAACATCCGCCTGCCGATCGTCGGGCGCGTCTCGATGGACAGCATCATCCTCGACGTCACAGCCTTGCCGGCTGGAACACTGAAGCTCGGCGACATGGTGGAACTGATCGGCCCGCACCAGACGCTCGAAATGATCGCGTCGGATGCCGGCACCATTTCCTACGAAATCCTGACCAGCCTGGGTCGGCGCTACAGACGCCGCTACCTCGGCCCGGCAGCGCGCTAA
- a CDS encoding FadR/GntR family transcriptional regulator — MLDLPPLQATARDDAVLNVLADFVIHEELKPGDRLPTERVLSERLKVSRTTVREALTRWEGLGLVERRQGSGTYLKAAVSRDMLHLPLTFASGNDFESLMHTLEIRRGLEAEAAALCALRAGPAEVEIIRQKLEVMEEAFHARAGMSSDEDWDFHQAIYRVSGNPLFEQIISAMHELFHRFWEHPLGVRDFGHASFPYHRTVYERIAAGDAEGARGEALKLIATVEADLRRGDANLKRAGYK, encoded by the coding sequence GTGCTCGACCTGCCTCCCCTTCAAGCCACTGCGCGCGATGACGCAGTCCTCAATGTGCTGGCGGATTTCGTCATCCACGAGGAGCTCAAGCCGGGTGACCGTCTGCCGACCGAGCGCGTCCTGTCCGAGCGGCTGAAGGTCAGCCGGACCACCGTGCGCGAGGCGCTGACGCGCTGGGAAGGGCTTGGCCTGGTCGAGCGCCGCCAGGGCAGCGGCACCTATCTCAAGGCGGCGGTGTCGCGCGACATGCTGCATCTGCCACTGACATTTGCCTCGGGCAACGACTTCGAAAGCCTGATGCACACGCTGGAAATCCGACGCGGCCTCGAGGCCGAAGCCGCCGCCCTGTGCGCCTTGCGCGCCGGGCCGGCCGAAGTTGAGATCATCCGGCAGAAGCTCGAGGTCATGGAAGAAGCCTTCCATGCCCGCGCCGGCATGTCGTCGGACGAGGACTGGGATTTCCACCAGGCGATCTATCGCGTGTCGGGCAATCCGCTGTTCGAGCAGATCATCTCGGCGATGCACGAGCTGTTCCACCGCTTCTGGGAGCATCCGCTTGGCGTGCGCGATTTCGGCCATGCCAGCTTTCCCTATCACCGTACTGTCTACGAGCGGATTGCGGCTGGCGATGCCGAAGGCGCACGCGGCGAAGCACTGAAACTGATCGCCACAGTCGAGGCCGACCTGCGCCGCGGCGACGCCAATCTCAAACGTGCGGGATACAAATGA
- a CDS encoding Lrp/AsnC family transcriptional regulator translates to MPSLDAIDRGIIRALRANARVSNASLAAEVGLSPSACLRRVQLLEQEGVIRGYTAIIGNAAADEGIAVIVQITLERQTEEYFNRFELAVRRYPEIKECYLMTGDSDYFLRVEVASAGDFERVHKEILSALPGLARIHSSFSIRNILQSKRPKTS, encoded by the coding sequence ATGCCCTCTCTGGACGCGATCGACCGCGGTATCATCCGGGCGTTGCGCGCCAATGCGCGCGTCAGCAATGCCAGCCTGGCGGCCGAGGTCGGCCTGTCGCCGTCGGCGTGCCTCAGGCGGGTGCAGTTGCTGGAGCAGGAAGGGGTCATCAGGGGCTACACCGCGATCATCGGCAACGCCGCCGCCGACGAAGGCATCGCCGTCATCGTGCAGATCACGCTGGAGCGGCAGACCGAGGAGTATTTCAACCGCTTCGAGCTTGCGGTGCGGCGCTATCCCGAGATCAAGGAGTGCTACCTGATGACCGGCGATTCCGACTACTTCCTGCGCGTCGAGGTGGCCAGTGCCGGCGATTTCGAGCGCGTGCACAAGGAAATCCTGTCAGCCCTGCCGGGCCTCGCCCGGATCCATTCGAGCTTTTCGATCCGCAACATCCTGCAGTCGAAACGGCCGAAGACGTCTTGA
- a CDS encoding ABC transporter substrate-binding protein, translating to MRKYSLLFATALGLALSAGSALADSTVKMVEVITSPQRTEFLKKQIAAFEAANQGVKVELVSLPWGQAFEKFLTMVQAGDTPDIVEMPERWLGLYGTNGQLEDLGPYMAKWADAATLGDRAKQFGSVVDGKQYMIPYGYYLRAMFWNKKLFKEAGIDHAPTTLDEFMEANKKISAINGKYGYCLRGGPGGFNGVQMFMNIANGKGGYFNADGTSTINEEGSVKGLQMLADIYKSGYAPKDSVTWGFNEIVTGFYSGTCAMLDQDPDALIGIAEKMKPEDFAVAPMPAGPSGKSYPTLGYAGWSMFANSDVKEDAWKLMSTLLSPADNIGWAKEVGVLPIHTSAADDPHFKTEQFKGWFDELNNPEKFEFVTPPVHLENLGNFYDQVSVKNVQEVLLGQRTAKDIADEWAAFLTKEQQDWMAKNKK from the coding sequence ATGAGGAAATACAGCCTTTTGTTCGCAACGGCCCTGGGCCTTGCCCTGTCGGCGGGATCGGCGCTGGCGGATTCGACCGTCAAGATGGTGGAGGTGATCACAAGCCCGCAGCGCACGGAGTTCCTTAAGAAGCAGATCGCCGCGTTCGAGGCGGCCAATCAGGGCGTCAAGGTCGAGCTCGTTTCGCTGCCTTGGGGCCAGGCCTTCGAAAAGTTCCTGACCATGGTCCAGGCCGGCGATACCCCTGACATCGTCGAAATGCCCGAGCGCTGGCTCGGCCTCTACGGCACCAACGGCCAGCTCGAAGACCTTGGCCCCTATATGGCGAAATGGGCAGATGCCGCAACGCTCGGCGATCGCGCCAAGCAGTTCGGCTCGGTGGTCGACGGCAAGCAGTACATGATCCCCTACGGCTACTATCTCCGCGCCATGTTCTGGAACAAGAAGCTGTTCAAGGAAGCCGGCATAGACCATGCGCCGACGACGCTCGACGAGTTCATGGAGGCCAACAAGAAGATCTCGGCGATCAACGGCAAGTACGGCTACTGCCTGCGCGGCGGCCCGGGCGGCTTCAATGGCGTGCAGATGTTCATGAACATTGCCAACGGCAAGGGCGGCTACTTCAACGCCGACGGCACCTCGACCATCAACGAGGAAGGTTCGGTCAAGGGCCTGCAGATGCTGGCCGACATCTACAAGAGCGGCTACGCGCCCAAGGACAGCGTCACCTGGGGCTTCAACGAAATCGTCACCGGTTTCTATTCCGGCACCTGCGCCATGCTCGACCAGGATCCGGACGCGCTGATCGGCATCGCCGAAAAGATGAAGCCGGAAGACTTCGCGGTGGCGCCGATGCCGGCCGGGCCCTCTGGAAAGTCCTATCCGACGCTGGGTTATGCCGGCTGGTCGATGTTCGCCAATTCGGACGTCAAGGAAGACGCCTGGAAGCTGATGTCGACGCTGCTTTCGCCGGCAGACAACATCGGCTGGGCCAAGGAAGTTGGCGTGCTGCCGATCCACACCAGTGCTGCCGATGATCCGCACTTCAAGACCGAACAGTTCAAGGGCTGGTTCGACGAGCTGAACAATCCGGAGAAGTTCGAATTCGTGACTCCGCCGGTGCATCTGGAGAACCTCGGCAATTTCTACGACCAGGTGTCGGTCAAGAATGTCCAGGAGGTGCTGCTCGGCCAGCGCACGGCCAAGGACATCGCCGACGAATGGGCTGCGTTCCTGACCAAGGAACAGCAGGACTGGATGGCCAAAAACAAGAAGTAA
- a CDS encoding ABC transporter ATP-binding protein, with protein MASVTLNKVQKDYGSLNVLQAVDLEIADGEFVVLVGPSGCGKSTLLRMIAGLEEVSAGEIRIGERVVNDVAPKDRDIAMVFQSYALYPHMNVASNMGFSLALRKAEKNAIDTRVNGAASRLGLDKLLARLPRQLSGGQRQRVAMGRAIVRDPKVFLFDEPLSNLDAKLRVHMRTEIKALHQQLKTTSVYVTHDQIEAMTMADRIVVMHDGVVQQVGAPLELYDRPANAFVAGFIGSPGMNFLPATIKRTGNDAAAVLVDGQHLPVSASLPIASGDEVSIGLRPEHMRIAADGDISVQVEVVEPLGLSTQFYARLAGQQVCVFAMGRVAVKPDDNVRLSATAADLHVFDPKSGQRIG; from the coding sequence ATGGCTTCGGTTACGCTCAACAAGGTCCAGAAGGACTACGGCTCACTCAACGTGCTCCAGGCCGTCGATCTGGAGATCGCAGACGGCGAGTTCGTGGTGCTCGTCGGCCCGTCCGGCTGCGGCAAGTCCACCTTGCTCAGGATGATCGCGGGCCTGGAGGAAGTGTCGGCGGGCGAGATTCGTATCGGCGAACGCGTGGTCAACGACGTCGCCCCCAAGGACCGCGACATCGCCATGGTGTTCCAGTCCTACGCGCTCTACCCGCACATGAACGTCGCCTCGAACATGGGCTTCAGCCTGGCACTTCGGAAAGCCGAGAAGAACGCCATAGACACCAGGGTCAATGGCGCGGCGAGCCGGCTCGGCCTCGACAAGCTGCTGGCGCGCCTGCCCCGCCAGCTTTCCGGCGGCCAGCGCCAGCGCGTCGCCATGGGTCGCGCCATCGTGCGTGATCCGAAGGTGTTCCTGTTCGACGAGCCGCTCAGCAACCTGGACGCCAAGCTGCGCGTGCACATGCGCACCGAGATCAAGGCGCTGCATCAGCAGCTCAAGACGACTTCGGTCTATGTCACCCACGACCAGATCGAGGCGATGACGATGGCCGACCGCATCGTCGTCATGCATGACGGCGTCGTCCAGCAGGTGGGTGCACCGCTCGAGCTGTATGACCGGCCCGCCAACGCGTTCGTTGCCGGGTTCATCGGCTCGCCGGGCATGAATTTCCTGCCGGCGACGATCAAGCGAACGGGCAACGATGCGGCAGCCGTCCTGGTCGATGGCCAGCATCTGCCCGTATCGGCGAGCCTGCCGATCGCCAGTGGCGACGAGGTGAGCATCGGGCTGCGGCCCGAGCACATGCGTATCGCTGCCGACGGCGACATCTCCGTCCAGGTTGAGGTCGTTGAGCCGCTGGGCCTGTCGACGCAATTCTATGCCAGGCTGGCCGGCCAGCAGGTGTGTGTCTTCGCCATGGGGCGGGTCGCGGTGAAGCCTGACGACAACGTCCGGCTGTCGGCAACGGCCGCCGACCTGCATGTTTTCGACCCGAAGAGCGGCCAGCGCATCGGCTGA
- a CDS encoding carbohydrate ABC transporter permease: MIAGRSTSTRVLGGIGLYCAIGAYIVFALFPIYWTLKISVTPQSLLYSEGITLWPSATTFENYVTVLKASDFPLYFFNSVLVSVTTAILVTVIASGAGYAMSRFSFRGKTTVAIALLLTQTFPLVMVIPPIYRIMGELGLTNSLTGLIIIYTAFNTAFATFLMQSFFDGIPKDLEEAAMIDGCTRFQALRRIIIPLTLPGMGATLGFVFTAAWSELLFALMLISSEGQKTFAVGLLTFIGKFAVDWGQMMAASILALIPVCIFFAFLQRYLVTGLTAGAVKG; the protein is encoded by the coding sequence ATGATTGCCGGACGTTCGACTTCCACGCGCGTTCTCGGCGGTATCGGCCTCTATTGCGCGATCGGCGCCTACATCGTCTTCGCGCTGTTTCCGATCTACTGGACGCTGAAGATCTCGGTGACGCCGCAGTCGCTGCTCTATTCCGAAGGCATCACGCTGTGGCCCTCGGCCACCACCTTCGAGAATTACGTCACCGTGCTGAAAGCCAGCGACTTCCCGCTCTATTTCTTCAACAGCGTGCTGGTGTCGGTGACCACAGCCATCCTGGTGACGGTCATCGCCTCGGGTGCCGGCTACGCCATGTCGCGCTTCTCCTTCCGCGGCAAGACGACGGTGGCGATAGCGCTTCTGTTGACCCAGACCTTCCCGCTGGTGATGGTCATCCCGCCGATCTACCGCATCATGGGCGAGCTCGGCCTGACCAACAGCCTCACCGGGCTGATCATCATCTACACAGCATTCAACACCGCCTTCGCGACCTTTCTGATGCAATCCTTCTTCGACGGCATCCCGAAGGACCTGGAGGAAGCGGCGATGATCGACGGCTGCACCCGCTTCCAGGCGCTGCGCCGCATCATCATTCCGCTGACACTACCCGGCATGGGCGCGACGCTCGGCTTCGTCTTCACCGCGGCGTGGAGCGAGCTGCTGTTTGCGCTGATGCTGATCTCCAGCGAGGGCCAGAAGACCTTTGCCGTCGGCCTGCTGACCTTCATCGGCAAGTTCGCCGTCGACTGGGGGCAGATGATGGCGGCGTCGATCCTGGCGCTCATCCCGGTCTGCATCTTCTTCGCATTCCTGCAACGCTATCTCGTGACCGGCCTGACCGCCGGCGCCGTCAAAGGGTAG
- a CDS encoding carbohydrate ABC transporter permease, giving the protein MTTAVTELTSPRRMRPGGVLPGLEPWLYLGPALILLVTVLLVPLIVGISYSFRKFSAFKSEFVGLGQYQAMLSDALLGQALLNTLWWTVGSLFFQFFLGLGLALLLDRPFFGRRIVQAVVFLPWAVPSFLSGLTWAWLFNPIVGPLPHWLYALGLQAEPTSILSDPATAMWGPIIANVWFGVPFFAITLLAALKSIPSELHEAAAIDGASPWQRFSKVTLPFLAPTIAITVMLRTIWIATFADLIFVMTAGGPAGSTNTVATYIYVSAFKSLDKGYASAVAVLLLVLLIFYAVVLIGIRRSLARNS; this is encoded by the coding sequence ATGACCACAGCAGTCACCGAACTGACATCGCCGCGAAGAATGCGTCCCGGAGGCGTTTTGCCCGGGCTGGAACCCTGGCTCTATCTTGGCCCGGCGCTGATTCTGCTCGTCACCGTGCTTTTGGTGCCGCTGATCGTCGGCATCAGCTACTCTTTCCGCAAGTTCTCGGCGTTCAAGTCCGAATTCGTCGGGCTCGGTCAGTACCAGGCGATGCTGTCGGATGCATTGCTCGGCCAGGCGCTGCTCAACACGCTGTGGTGGACTGTCGGCAGCCTGTTCTTCCAGTTCTTTCTTGGCCTTGGACTGGCGCTACTGCTCGACCGGCCGTTCTTTGGCCGCAGGATCGTCCAGGCGGTGGTGTTCTTGCCTTGGGCGGTGCCGTCGTTCCTGTCCGGCCTGACCTGGGCCTGGCTGTTCAACCCCATCGTCGGGCCGTTGCCGCATTGGCTCTACGCGCTCGGGCTGCAAGCCGAACCGACGAGCATCCTCTCCGACCCGGCCACTGCCATGTGGGGACCGATCATTGCCAATGTCTGGTTCGGCGTTCCGTTCTTCGCCATCACTCTGCTTGCGGCACTGAAGTCGATTCCCTCCGAGCTGCATGAGGCAGCGGCAATCGACGGCGCCTCGCCATGGCAGCGCTTTTCCAAAGTGACGCTGCCGTTCCTGGCACCAACGATCGCCATCACGGTGATGCTGCGCACGATATGGATCGCCACCTTCGCCGACCTGATCTTCGTCATGACGGCCGGCGGCCCGGCCGGATCGACCAACACGGTCGCCACCTACATTTATGTCAGCGCCTTCAAGTCGCTGGACAAGGGCTACGCCTCGGCCGTCGCCGTGCTGCTTCTGGTGCTGCTCATCTTCTATGCGGTCGTGCTCATCGGCATCCGCCGCTCGCTCGCGAGGAATTCCTGA
- a CDS encoding D-amino acid dehydrogenase produces the protein MRIVILGAGVIGVTSAYYLAKAGHKVTVLDRQAGPALETSFANAGEISPGYASPWAAPGIPQKAMKWLFMKHAPLIIQPMLDISTWRWVTAMLRNCTSARYALNKSRMVRLAEYSRDQLIFLRDDTGIQYDHRTQGTLQLFRYQKQLDGMAKDIEVLQSDGVPYEVLDPAGCVGAEPGLAPVRDKIAGGLRLPNDETGDCFKFTNELAKLAEGLGVEFRYNVKLESLRQEGKRIVAVRTTEGEVEADMFVGALGSFTPSFVKPLGLSVPVYPVKGYSITVPIVDESKAPVSTIMDDTYKIAITRLGDRIRVGGMAEIAGFNTDLSPSRKATLQFSVEDLFGGAADQSRATFWSGLRPMTPDGTPVIGRTKFDNFYLNTGHGTLGWTMACGSGRVLADMIGGVRPEIDVSDLALSRYA, from the coding sequence ATGCGCATAGTCATTCTCGGTGCCGGTGTCATCGGCGTCACCTCCGCCTACTATCTGGCCAAGGCAGGTCACAAGGTGACGGTTCTCGACCGCCAGGCCGGCCCGGCGCTGGAAACCAGCTTTGCCAATGCCGGCGAGATTTCGCCCGGCTATGCCTCGCCCTGGGCCGCGCCCGGCATCCCGCAGAAGGCGATGAAGTGGCTGTTCATGAAACACGCGCCGCTGATCATCCAGCCGATGCTCGACATCTCGACCTGGCGCTGGGTGACGGCGATGCTGCGCAACTGCACCTCGGCCCGCTATGCGCTCAACAAGAGCCGCATGGTGCGCCTCGCCGAATACAGCCGCGACCAGCTGATTTTTCTGCGCGACGACACCGGCATCCAGTACGACCACCGCACCCAGGGCACGCTGCAGCTGTTCCGCTACCAGAAGCAGCTCGACGGCATGGCCAAGGACATCGAGGTGCTGCAGAGCGACGGTGTGCCTTACGAAGTGCTCGACCCCGCCGGCTGCGTTGGCGCGGAACCGGGCCTGGCGCCTGTGCGTGACAAGATTGCCGGTGGCCTGCGCCTGCCCAATGACGAGACCGGCGACTGCTTCAAGTTCACCAACGAACTGGCCAAGCTGGCCGAAGGCCTTGGCGTCGAGTTCCGCTACAATGTGAAGCTTGAGAGCCTGCGCCAGGAAGGCAAGCGCATCGTCGCCGTCCGCACCACGGAAGGCGAAGTCGAGGCCGACATGTTCGTCGGCGCACTCGGCAGCTTCACGCCGTCCTTCGTCAAGCCGCTGGGCCTGAGCGTGCCGGTCTATCCTGTCAAGGGCTACTCGATCACCGTTCCGATCGTCGACGAGAGCAAGGCTCCGGTGTCGACCATCATGGACGACACCTACAAGATCGCCATCACCCGCCTGGGCGACCGCATCCGCGTCGGCGGCATGGCCGAAATCGCCGGCTTCAACACCGACCTGTCGCCGTCGCGCAAGGCGACGCTTCAGTTCTCGGTCGAAGACCTGTTCGGCGGCGCCGCCGACCAGAGCCGCGCCACCTTCTGGAGCGGGCTGAGGCCGATGACGCCTGACGGTACGCCCGTCATCGGGCGCACCAAGTTCGACAATTTCTACCTCAACACCGGTCACGGCACGCTGGGCTGGACCATGGCCTGCGGCTCGGGCCGCGTGCTGGCCGACATGATCGGCGGCGTCCGCCCCGAGATCGACGTCTCCGACCTCGCGCTGTCGCGCTACGCCTGA
- a CDS encoding PLP-dependent transferase, translating to MSSEFERDFIAEAATLLAHDEPFPGGAVVPPIYQTSLFTFDSYADMADVFAGRSTKPIYSRGNNPTVMEFESKIAALEGAEAARGFSSGMAAISSTVLAFVGSGERIVAVRNCYGDAYRLFERLLPHLGIKVDYVDGSDPEAVAAALPGAAMLYLESPTSMMFELQELEALTAMARARGIVSVIDNSWATPLFQKPILHGVDIVMHSASKYLGGHSDTVAGVVAGSAEHIRRINERTYPYLGAKLSPFEAWLLLRGLRTLPLRLPHHMKSALVIAERLKGHAHVERVNHPAFSNHPGKKTLSGYSGLFSFEVTDDIDVPAFTDALKLFRIGVSWGGHESLVVPALASLQQTPDANSIGRFGVSPRTIRLNVGLENVEDLWADVSRAFGEAKRK from the coding sequence ATGAGCAGCGAGTTCGAGCGGGATTTCATAGCCGAGGCGGCGACCTTGCTGGCCCATGACGAACCGTTCCCCGGTGGTGCCGTGGTGCCGCCGATCTACCAGACGTCGCTGTTTACCTTCGACAGCTACGCCGACATGGCCGACGTGTTCGCCGGGCGCAGCACCAAGCCGATCTATTCGCGCGGCAACAACCCGACCGTGATGGAATTCGAGAGCAAGATCGCTGCCCTCGAAGGGGCAGAGGCCGCGCGCGGCTTTTCCAGCGGCATGGCTGCGATCAGCTCGACCGTGCTCGCCTTCGTCGGCTCAGGCGAGCGCATCGTGGCCGTGCGCAACTGCTACGGCGACGCCTATCGCCTGTTCGAGCGGCTGTTGCCGCATCTCGGCATCAAGGTCGATTATGTCGACGGCTCCGATCCCGAGGCGGTGGCAGCGGCACTGCCTGGTGCGGCGATGCTCTATCTCGAAAGCCCCACCTCGATGATGTTCGAGCTGCAGGAGCTCGAGGCGCTGACCGCCATGGCGCGCGCGCGTGGCATCGTCAGCGTCATCGACAATTCCTGGGCGACGCCGCTGTTCCAGAAGCCGATCCTGCACGGCGTCGACATCGTCATGCATTCGGCCTCGAAATATCTTGGCGGCCACAGCGATACCGTGGCCGGCGTGGTGGCCGGTTCGGCCGAGCATATCCGCCGCATCAATGAGCGCACCTACCCCTATCTCGGCGCCAAGCTGTCGCCGTTCGAGGCATGGCTCCTGCTGCGTGGCCTGCGCACGCTGCCGCTCAGGCTGCCGCATCACATGAAGAGCGCGCTTGTCATCGCCGAACGGCTCAAAGGCCACGCCCATGTCGAGCGCGTCAACCATCCCGCCTTCTCCAACCATCCGGGCAAGAAAACGCTGTCAGGCTATTCCGGCCTGTTCTCCTTCGAGGTGACCGACGACATCGACGTGCCGGCTTTCACCGATGCGCTGAAATTGTTCCGCATCGGCGTCAGCTGGGGCGGGCACGAAAGCCTCGTGGTGCCGGCGCTCGCCTCGCTGCAGCAGACGCCGGATGCCAATTCCATAGGCCGGTTCGGGGTCAGCCCGCGGACCATCAGGCTGAATGTAGGGCTGGAAAATGTGGAGGATCTCTGGGCCGACGTCAGTCGCGCCTTCGGGGAAGCAAAAAGAAAATAA